AACTTCATCACGTATTACCCGCAGCGCGAGGAGGCGCCCTACGTCCAGTTCCAGGTAGGGATGTGCTACTTCGGGCAGGTCCTCGCGCCGGATCGCGATCAGGCGCTCACCTACCAGGCCATCTCCGAGTTCGAGAAGGTCGGGCGCCTCTTCCCCGACAGCCCGTACGTCGCCAAAGCCGCCGATCAGATCGTCAAGTGCCGCGAGCGGCTGGCGGCGCACGAGTTCGTGATCGGGCGCTTCTACTACGTCCGCAAGTCCTACCTCGCCGCCGCCGACCGCTTCCGGGTCATCCTCGACAAATACCCGAACTTCTCCCGCACGGAGGAGACGCTCTACTTTCTCGGATCCGCCCTCATCTCCACCGCCAATCCCGACGAGGCCCGTCTCTACTTCGAGCGCCTGATCCACGAATTCCCGGCCGGGAAGTTCAGCCGCAGCGCCAAGGAGCTCCTGGAGGAGCAGAAAAAGGGATGACGGAGAAGATCACCGCGCTGGTTCCCACCCTCGACGAGGAGGAGAACCTGCGCGACTGCCTCGCTTCGGTCGCGTGGGCGGACGAGATCTTCGTCGTCGATTCCGGAAGTGCCGATCGCACCCTGGAGATCGCCCGGGAGTTCGGCGCCCGCGTCGTCCAGCACGAATACGTGAACTCTGCGGCGCAGAAGAATTGGGCCATCCCGCAGGCGGCGCACGCCTGGGTCCTGCTGGTCGACGCCGACGAGCGCGTGACCCCCGAGCTGCGCGACGAGATCCGCGGCATCCTCGCCCGGGAGGAGAAGTCCGACGGCTACTGGATCCGGCGCGCCAATCACTTCCTGGGACGCCGCATGAATCACTGCGGCTGGGAGACCGACAAGGTGATCCGCCTGTTCCGCCGGGACAAGGGGCGCTACCAGGAGCGCGAGGTGCACGCCGAGGTCGACCTAGCGGGACCGCTTCCCGTTCTTCGCCACCCCCTGCTTCATTATTCCTTCCGGTCGTTCCGGCAGTATTGGAGGAAGATGCAGCTCTATTCCGATTGGGGCGCCAGCCAGCTCCATAAGGAAGGGAAGCGCTCGGGATGGGTTTCGATCGGCCTGCGCCCGCCGCTGCGGTTCCTCAAGATGTACGTCGCCCGGCTCGGCTTTCTCGACGGGATCCACGGCCTCGTCCTTTGCATGCTGGCCGCCTTCTCCGTGTTCCTCAAGTACGCCAAGCTCTGGGAGCTGGGGCAGCGAAGCGCGGCGACGCGGCGCCCATGACCCCGCTCAGCCTCCTGCACGTCAACACCGAGCGCGGATGGCGGGGCGGCGAAGCCCAGACGCTCTTGCTCGCGCGCGGGCTGGAGGAGCGCGGCCATCGCTGCCGCCTCGCAGTCGCCCCCGGCTCGCCGCTCGAGCGGCGCGCGCGACAAGAGGGGTTCGAATCGGCCCCGCTTGCGGCCCGCGGCGAGCTCGATCCCGCGGCGATCGCCGCCCTGGCGAGAATCCTGCGCCGGTTCCGTCCCGATCTGGTCCACTACCATACCTCGCATGCCGTCACCCTCGGAACCCTCGCCTCATTCCTGGCGGGGCGGCGGGCGGCCGTGGCGACGCGCCGGGTCAGCTTTCCGCTCAGCCGGAACCCGCTCGCGCGCATCAAGTACACCTTCCGCCTGGATCGGGTGATCGCCGTTTCCGAAGGGATTCGGGAGACGCTCGCGGCGGCCGGAGTCCCGAAGGAGCGGATCAGGGTGATCCACAGCGCGGCCGATCTCCGCCGCTTCGATCCCCCCCGCGACCGCGCGGCGTGCCGGCGGGAGCTGGGCTACGCCGAGGACGCTTTCCTCGTCGGCTGCGCCGGCCATCTGGCGGAGCACAAGGGGCATCGCATCCTCGTGGAGGCGGCCGGCCGCTTGAGCGACTCCCCGAAGATGCAGTTCCTCCTGGTCGGAAAAGGGGAGGAGGAGGCGGAGCTGCGCAAGCAGATTGCCGCCCTCGGGCTGGACGGAAAATTCCGGCTCGCCGGGTTCCGCGAGGATCTCGAGTCGATCCTTCCCGCGCTCGACCTCCTCGCTTTCCCGTCGCTCTCCGGCGAAGGCTCGCCCGCCGTCCTCAAGGAGGCGATGGCCTGCGGCCTTCCCGTCGTCGCTTCCGCGATCTCGGGAGTCGGGGAAGTGGTCCGGCAAGGCTCCGAAGGCCTCCTCGTTCCCCCGGGGGATCCGGCGGCGCTCGCGCAGGCGATCCTCTTCTTCGCCTCGGACCGGAGGCAGGGATTAGAATTCGGTGGCCGGGGCCGGGAGCGCAGCCGCGAGTTCCGGCCGGAGCGGATGGTGGAAATGACCGAGAAGGTCTATCGCGAGGTCCTGCCCGCATGAAGAGGACCGGGGCGCGGCGCCTGAAGATCAACCGCTATTACATGATCTTTCCCGGCGACTCTCCCCTCGAGCGCCTGCGCAAGCGGTTGACGCGCCGGCCGATTCCCCGCTTTCCGCGGAACATCCAGATCCAGACCCGGACCGGCTGCAACGCCGATTGCGTCTTCTGTCCCTATGGCGCGACCGCGCCGCACCAGCCCCGGGGAAGGATGGATTGGGACCTGTATCGCAAGATCATCGACGAGAGCGCCCGCCATCGCGTCCGGCGGATCAGCCCCTATCTGATGAACGAGCCCTTCGCCGACGACGAGATCTTCGAGCGGATCGCCTACATCCACCGCGCCAACCCGCGGGCCCGGGTCGTCCTGACGACCAACGGGTCGCTTCTCTCTCCGGCGGCGGTGGACAAGCTCCTGGCGCTGCCGGGAGGGGTCCACGAACTGGCGATCTCGCTGCACGGGATCGACCCCGAGGCTTACGCGCGCACCGTCCGGGGCGGGCTCGATTTCCACCGGACGCTGGCGAATGTCGAACACCTGATCGCCGAGATGCGCCGGAGGCGCCGGCGCCGGCCGGCCCTGTGGATCACGATGGTCGACACCGAGGTCATCGACGCCCGCAAGGCGGTGCGCTACTGGCGCCGCCGCGGCGTCAATGCACGCTACACGATGCTGGAGAACCGGGGCGGAAACGTCGCGCAGGCGGAGCAGATCAGCCACCATTCCCGCATGGACTATTACTCCGACTGCACGCGGCTCTTCAAGCAGGCCTACGTCAAGTTCAACGGCGACGTCGTCCTCTGCTGCACCGACTACGAAGCGAAGATCGTCCTGGGAAACGTTCGGGAGAAGAGCCTGGAGGAGGTCTGGAACGGCCCCGTGGCCACCTCGATCCGGGCCAAATTCCTTTCCGGCCGGATCGGCGAGATCTCCCTCTGCGGCGCCTGCAAAGTGGATCGCGAAAGAGAGGTCGAAGTCCGCGCCTCCCGGCCTCTCCAGATTCTTCTTCCCCCGCGCAACCCTGCGACGCCCGTCTTTACCGGGATGAAGGACCTGCTTCACCGAGAGCCATGATGCCCTCCGCGAGCGGAGCACGGAAAACTGATCCTGCGTTGCCTCCGGCCTACCAAGCGGCCACGCCGCCGGCAAATCGACAACACCGCGCCTTTTCTCCCGGACTCAAGGGAAGCGCGATTTGGCTGTTGTCGCTATTCGTGGGTTGGGCCGGCGGCGGTCTCGGGGTTTCGGCGGGACAGGCCTCAGCGCTTCTTGCGCAAGCTGCAACGAAGCCTCAACCGGAGGAACGAAGAGTCGTTGAAGGCTCCGAGCTAATCGGAACGAAGCCCCCGGAATGGGACATCCGCGAGTGGATCGGATCCGCGCCGGTCTCGCTGGCCTCGCTTCGGGGCAAGGTTGTCCTGGTGCGCTGGTTCGCGGGCAGCGGCTGTCCCTATTGCGCCGCCACGGCCCCGGCGCTCAACCGCCTTCACCAGGATTTCGCCCGCCGTGGCCTGGTCGTCATCGGCCTGTATCATCACAAAGCGCCCGGGAAT
This is a stretch of genomic DNA from Candidatus Polarisedimenticolia bacterium. It encodes these proteins:
- a CDS encoding radical SAM/SPASM domain-containing protein, which gives rise to MKRTGARRLKINRYYMIFPGDSPLERLRKRLTRRPIPRFPRNIQIQTRTGCNADCVFCPYGATAPHQPRGRMDWDLYRKIIDESARHRVRRISPYLMNEPFADDEIFERIAYIHRANPRARVVLTTNGSLLSPAAVDKLLALPGGVHELAISLHGIDPEAYARTVRGGLDFHRTLANVEHLIAEMRRRRRRRPALWITMVDTEVIDARKAVRYWRRRGVNARYTMLENRGGNVAQAEQISHHSRMDYYSDCTRLFKQAYVKFNGDVVLCCTDYEAKIVLGNVREKSLEEVWNGPVATSIRAKFLSGRIGEISLCGACKVDREREVEVRASRPLQILLPPRNPATPVFTGMKDLLHREP
- a CDS encoding outer membrane protein assembly factor BamD; this translates as MPRKHGLRLVRASRIFPAFALLLLASLACHRQSKVHAVQPIDQVYRDAVHKIDKKRYYKARALLQSLQTRLPQDDRELLPLVQLKLADAFYLDGGVLNLGEALGAYRNFITYYPQREEAPYVQFQVGMCYFGQVLAPDRDQALTYQAISEFEKVGRLFPDSPYVAKAADQIVKCRERLAAHEFVIGRFYYVRKSYLAAADRFRVILDKYPNFSRTEETLYFLGSALISTANPDEARLYFERLIHEFPAGKFSRSAKELLEEQKKG
- a CDS encoding TlpA disulfide reductase family protein; this translates as MMPSASGARKTDPALPPAYQAATPPANRQHRAFSPGLKGSAIWLLSLFVGWAGGGLGVSAGQASALLAQAATKPQPEERRVVEGSELIGTKPPEWDIREWIGSAPVSLASLRGKVVLVRWFAGSGCPYCAATAPALNRLHQDFARRGLVVIGLYHHKAPGNPNLVAVRELAREYGFEFPVGVDRDWRTLTEWWLDGHDRSFTSVSFLLDREGAIREIHPGGVMAIGTPDFRAMRSKIEELLRQ
- a CDS encoding glycosyltransferase family 2 protein; translated protein: MTEKITALVPTLDEEENLRDCLASVAWADEIFVVDSGSADRTLEIAREFGARVVQHEYVNSAAQKNWAIPQAAHAWVLLVDADERVTPELRDEIRGILAREEKSDGYWIRRANHFLGRRMNHCGWETDKVIRLFRRDKGRYQEREVHAEVDLAGPLPVLRHPLLHYSFRSFRQYWRKMQLYSDWGASQLHKEGKRSGWVSIGLRPPLRFLKMYVARLGFLDGIHGLVLCMLAAFSVFLKYAKLWELGQRSAATRRP
- a CDS encoding glycosyltransferase, with protein sequence MTPLSLLHVNTERGWRGGEAQTLLLARGLEERGHRCRLAVAPGSPLERRARQEGFESAPLAARGELDPAAIAALARILRRFRPDLVHYHTSHAVTLGTLASFLAGRRAAVATRRVSFPLSRNPLARIKYTFRLDRVIAVSEGIRETLAAAGVPKERIRVIHSAADLRRFDPPRDRAACRRELGYAEDAFLVGCAGHLAEHKGHRILVEAAGRLSDSPKMQFLLVGKGEEEAELRKQIAALGLDGKFRLAGFREDLESILPALDLLAFPSLSGEGSPAVLKEAMACGLPVVASAISGVGEVVRQGSEGLLVPPGDPAALAQAILFFASDRRQGLEFGGRGRERSREFRPERMVEMTEKVYREVLPA